Genomic DNA from Mycobacterium stomatepiae:
TCTCCGACGGCGCCGCCGCTGTCGTGGTGATGAGCAAGGACAAGGCGCAGGAACTGGGCTTGTCGTGGCTGGCCGAGATCGGTGCGCACGGGGTCGTGGCGGGGCCCGACTCGACGCTGCAGTCCCAGCCCGCCAACGCGATCAAGAAGGCACTCGGCCGCGAGGGCATCACGGTTGACCAGCTCGACGTGGTGGAGATCAACGAGGCCTTCTCGGCGGTGGCGCTGGCCTCCACGCGCGAACTCGGCATCGACCCCGAGATCGTCAACGTCAACGGCGGCGCCATCGCCGTCGGACACCCGATCGGCATGTCGGGCGCCCGGATCACGCTGCACGTCGCCTTGGAACTGGCACGGCGCGGTTCGGGCTACGGCGTCGCCGCGCTGTGCGGCGCCGGCGGCCAGGGCGACGCACTGATCCTGCGCGCCGGCTAACCGAGGCTGACCACTGGTCAGGGTTGCTGGGACGCCGGTTTCAGTGCTCGTTGTGATGTTGCTCTCATGAGCCGAGCGGCGGCCCGATCGGCTCCGATTTTCGCCGGGATTTTCCCGCGCGCCATCGCCCGCGACACCGGGTGGCTTGGTCGTCGGCGCGCATGACAGACTTGACGGCGTGACGCGTCCGAGATCCTCGATCGGGCCTGCGCTGGCTGGTGCGGTCGACCTGTCAGGTCTGAAGCAACGTGCTCAGCAGAGCCCGCCGGCCGCCGGCGCCGCGACCCGGTCGACATCGGCGGGGTCGGGAACCATCGAAGTCAGCGAGGCCAATTTCGAAGCCGAGGTGCTGATCCGGTCCGACGAGGTGCCCGTCGTGGTCGCCTTGTGGTCGCCGCGCAGCGAGACCTGCGTCGAGCTGGTCGACACGCTGTCCGGGCTGGCCGCCGAGGACGGCGGCAAATGGGCGCTGGCGACGGTCAATGTCGATGTCGCGCCCCGGGTGGCCCAAATCTTCGGTGTCGATGCGGTTCCTACCGTCGTGGCCCTGGCCGCCGGTCAGCCGCTGTCCAGTTTCCAAGGCTCGCAGCCGGCCGATCAGTTGCGCCGCTGGCTGGATCAGCTGCTGTCGGCCACGGCCGGAAAGCTCAAGGGCTCAACCGGTTCCGAGGACGATGCCGAGGTTGACCCGGCGTTGGCCCAAGCGCGCCAGCAGCTCGAGGCCGGCGATTTCGACGCGGCCAAGCAGTCCTATCAGGCGCTGCTGCAGACCAATCCGGACAGTGTCGAGGCGAAGGGCGCGATCCGTCAGATCGATTTCCTCACCCGCGCAACCGCACAGCGTCCCGATGCCGTGGCCGTTGCGGATGCCGCTCCTGGCGACATCGAAGCGGCCTTCGCGGCCGCCGATGTGCAGATCCTCAACCAGGACGTCACCGCGGCATTCGAACGCTTGACTGCGTTGGTGCGCAGCACATCTGGTGACGACCGCACTCAGGTACGAACCAGACTGATCGAGTTGTTCGAACTCTTCGATCCCACCGACCCCGACGTCATCGTCGGTCGGCGAAACCTCGCCAACGCGCTCTACTGATACTCCTCGACTGATACTCCTCGAGCCGAGCGCGTTAAATCCGCGCGGTCGCGACGATGCTGCGTCTGCTGCTCGCGGGGGCTGGCAGTTATCTACTCAGGTTCTAGCCACAGCGCCGAGTTGGGCGGCAACACCAGCTGCGCCGAGGCCGGGCGGCCGTGCCACGGGTCCTCGGTGGCATCCACGCCGCCGAGATTGCCTATCCCGGAACCGTTGTAGTCCGTCGCGTCGGTGTTGAGCACCTCGCGCCAACGACCGGCGCGGGGCAGACCGAGCCGGTAGCCGCTGTGCTCGGAGCCTGCGAAATTGAAGACGCACGCCATCACCGAGTCGTCCTTGCCATAGCGTAGGAAGCTCAACACGTTGTTGCCGGAGTCGTTGGCGTCGATCCAGGAATAGCCGTCGGGCGTGGTGTCGCGGCTCCACAGCGCCGGATGTTCGCGGTAAATCGCGTTGATGTCCCGGACGAAACGCAGCACCCCGTTGGAGAAGCCCTGCTCGTCGAGCTGCCACCAATCCAGACCGTTTTGCTCCGACCACTCGGCGCGCTGGCCGAATTCCTGTCCCATGAACAGCAATTGCTTGCCGGGGTGGGCCCACTGATAGGCCAGCAGGCTGCGCAGTCCGGCCGCTTTCACGTGATTGTTGCCCGGCATCCGGCTCCACAGCGTGCCCTTGCCGTGCACGACCTCGTCATGGCTGAGCGGCAACACGTAGTTCTCGCTGAACGCATAGAGCATCGAGAAGGTCATCTCGTGGTGGTGGAAGCTGCGGTAAATCGGGTCGCGGCTGATGTAGTCCAGTGTGTCGTGCATCCAGCCCATGTTCCACTTCATCGAAAAGCCAAGGCCGCCAAGGTTGGTCGGCCGCGTCACGCCAGGCCACGAGGTCGACTCCTCGGCGATCGTGACGATGCCCGGTGCGGCCTTGTGTGCCGTGGCGTTCATCTCCTGCAGGAACTGCACTGCTTCGAGGTTTTCTCGCCCGCCGTAGATGTTGGGTGACCAGCCGTCCGCGGGCCGCGAGTAGTCCAGGTAGAGCATCGAGGCCACCGCGTCCACTCGCAGGCCGTCGATGTGGTACTCCTCGAGCCAGTACAACGCGTTGGCGACCAGGAAGTTGCGTACCTCGCGGCGGCCGAAGTCGAAAACGTAGGTGCCCCAGTCCAGTTGCTCACCCCGCTTGGGATCGGAGTGCTCGTAGAGTGGGGTGCCGTCGAAGCGGCCCAGCGCCCACGCGTCCTTAGGGAAGTGCGCCGGAACCCAGTCCACGATCACGCCGATGCCGGCCTGGTGCAGTGCGTCGACCAGCGCCCGGAAGTCGTCGGGAGTGCCGAATCGCGATGTCGGGGCGTAGTACGAGGTGACCTGGTATCCCCAGGATCCGGCGAACGGGTGTTCGGCCACCGGAAGCAGCTCGACGTGCGTAAACCCATGCTCGACAACGTAATTCGTCAGCTCGGTGGCGAGCTGGCGGTAGGTGCGCCCGGTTCGCCACGATCCGAGATGCACCTCATAGGTGCTCATCGGTTCGAAGACCGGATTGCGCTGCGCCCGCTGCGTCATCCAGTCCCCGTCGGTCCAGCTGTAGCTGCTCGTCGTCACCCGCGATGCGGTGTGCGGGGGCACCTCGGTGGCGAAGGCGAACGGGTCGGCGCGTTCGGTGACGACGCCGTCGGCGCCGTGCACACGGAACTTGTACAGGCCGTCGGCCGGGAATCCGGGCCAGAACAACTCCCACACCCCGGTGGAGCCCAGCACCCGCATCGGGGCCTCGGTGCCGGTCCAGCCGTTGAACTCGCCGATCAGGCTGATGCCCTTGGCGTTCGGCGCCCATACCGCAAACGACACGCCGTCGACGACGCCGTCGGCCGTGGTGAACGAGC
This window encodes:
- the glgB gene encoding 1,4-alpha-glucan branching protein GlgB; this translates as MSRTESRTDQTRLAPDPGDVARLVAGTHHNPHSILGAHEYGDHSVIRAFRPHAQEVVALVGDDEFAMQHLESGLFAVALPFANLIDYRLKVDYGSGAHVTADAYRFLPTLGEVDLHLFAEGRHERLWEVLGAHPRSFTTADGVVDGVSFAVWAPNAKGISLIGEFNGWTGTEAPMRVLGSTGVWELFWPGFPADGLYKFRVHGADGVVTERADPFAFATEVPPHTASRVTTSSYSWTDGDWMTQRAQRNPVFEPMSTYEVHLGSWRTGRTYRQLATELTNYVVEHGFTHVELLPVAEHPFAGSWGYQVTSYYAPTSRFGTPDDFRALVDALHQAGIGVIVDWVPAHFPKDAWALGRFDGTPLYEHSDPKRGEQLDWGTYVFDFGRREVRNFLVANALYWLEEYHIDGLRVDAVASMLYLDYSRPADGWSPNIYGGRENLEAVQFLQEMNATAHKAAPGIVTIAEESTSWPGVTRPTNLGGLGFSMKWNMGWMHDTLDYISRDPIYRSFHHHEMTFSMLYAFSENYVLPLSHDEVVHGKGTLWSRMPGNNHVKAAGLRSLLAYQWAHPGKQLLFMGQEFGQRAEWSEQNGLDWWQLDEQGFSNGVLRFVRDINAIYREHPALWSRDTTPDGYSWIDANDSGNNVLSFLRYGKDDSVMACVFNFAGSEHSGYRLGLPRAGRWREVLNTDATDYNGSGIGNLGGVDATEDPWHGRPASAQLVLPPNSALWLEPE
- a CDS encoding thioredoxin family protein — its product is MTRPRSSIGPALAGAVDLSGLKQRAQQSPPAAGAATRSTSAGSGTIEVSEANFEAEVLIRSDEVPVVVALWSPRSETCVELVDTLSGLAAEDGGKWALATVNVDVAPRVAQIFGVDAVPTVVALAAGQPLSSFQGSQPADQLRRWLDQLLSATAGKLKGSTGSEDDAEVDPALAQARQQLEAGDFDAAKQSYQALLQTNPDSVEAKGAIRQIDFLTRATAQRPDAVAVADAAPGDIEAAFAAADVQILNQDVTAAFERLTALVRSTSGDDRTQVRTRLIELFELFDPTDPDVIVGRRNLANALY